In the genome of Leeuwenhoekiella sp. MAR_2009_132, one region contains:
- a CDS encoding 1-acyl-sn-glycerol-3-phosphate acyltransferase gives MSKFDSIRPYDDSEVHEALQTHYRHPMFQALLQFTFPDKSLREIKEIINECHSIFDFQSKIIYKSVQKIMEKSTDGFSTSGFENLEKGKAYFYLSNHRDIILDTSFINVALYDNDLVMTASAIGDNLVQKPFLMALARLNRSFLVQRSLTPREMLLSSKNLSEYVAHVLNNNNQSIWMAQREGRTKDGSDKTQQGVLKMIGMARRDKPVIPFLKDLNIRPVAISYEFDPTDVLKVPELIAKSEDTAYVKSNNEDFNSILRGALGNKKRVHIATGKLDTSVFDEIDSRDLSDNDKLQELAKYIDKEIYRIYKLWPSNYIAYDLYHNTSTYSYTYTEKDKRAFERRLERRIDSNREIARESFLLMYANPVINKLKSIE, from the coding sequence GTGTCAAAATTTGACTCCATAAGACCCTATGACGATTCTGAAGTACATGAAGCACTTCAGACACATTATCGCCATCCCATGTTTCAGGCTTTGTTGCAATTCACATTTCCTGACAAATCCTTAAGGGAAATAAAAGAAATCATAAACGAATGTCATTCAATTTTTGACTTTCAGAGTAAAATCATCTATAAGTCAGTTCAAAAAATAATGGAAAAGAGCACCGATGGGTTCTCTACTTCGGGATTTGAGAATTTAGAGAAGGGAAAAGCGTATTTCTATTTGTCTAATCATCGTGATATTATTTTAGACACTTCCTTTATAAATGTTGCACTCTATGACAATGATCTTGTAATGACTGCATCAGCAATAGGTGATAATCTGGTTCAAAAACCATTTTTAATGGCACTTGCCAGACTTAATCGAAGCTTTCTTGTTCAACGCAGTTTGACCCCAAGAGAGATGCTACTAAGCTCTAAAAATCTATCAGAATACGTTGCTCATGTCTTAAATAACAACAATCAATCTATATGGATGGCGCAGCGCGAGGGGCGTACAAAGGATGGAAGCGACAAAACCCAGCAGGGAGTTCTTAAAATGATAGGAATGGCACGTCGTGATAAGCCGGTGATTCCATTTCTAAAAGATTTAAATATTCGACCAGTAGCTATCTCATATGAGTTTGACCCTACAGATGTCTTAAAAGTACCTGAGCTTATTGCTAAAAGTGAAGATACAGCTTATGTAAAAAGTAATAATGAAGACTTTAATAGTATATTAAGAGGAGCTCTTGGAAATAAAAAAAGAGTACATATCGCGACCGGAAAATTAGACACTTCGGTATTTGATGAGATTGATTCACGCGATTTATCTGATAATGATAAACTACAAGAGCTTGCTAAATATATAGACAAAGAAATTTATAGAATTTACAAGCTATGGCCTTCTAATTACATTGCCTACGATCTTTATCACAACACCAGCACGTACAGCTACACCTATACTGAAAAAGATAAAAGGGCTTTTGAACGCAGGCTAGAGCGCAGAATAGATTCTAACAGAGAAATTGCACGGGAAAGTTTTCTTTTAATGTATGCTAACCCCGTAATTAATAAACTTAAAAGTATTGAGTAA
- a CDS encoding TatD family hydrolase gives MFIDTHTHLYSESFDEDRDAMIARAQLKSITHFMLPAIDSTYTSKMWDLKKKYPEAMHVMAGLHPTHVKPESLKGELEHVAQQLGSKKHCAVGEIGIDLYWDQSTKEIQQEAFAKQIHWAKEYDLPIVIHCRDAFKEVFEVLKNENNDRLRGIFHCFTGTEEDALQALDFNLKLGIGGVATFKNGKIDQFLKKIDLNHIVLETDAPYLAPTPYRGKRNESSYLIEVAQKLSDIYSISLSEIGEITTKNAKNIFNLD, from the coding sequence ATGTTTATAGACACCCATACCCATCTGTACAGCGAATCTTTTGATGAGGATCGCGATGCCATGATTGCAAGAGCCCAACTGAAATCAATAACACATTTTATGCTGCCGGCTATAGATTCTACATACACATCAAAAATGTGGGATTTAAAAAAGAAATATCCAGAGGCTATGCATGTAATGGCAGGCTTACACCCTACACACGTTAAGCCCGAAAGTCTTAAAGGCGAATTAGAACATGTTGCCCAGCAACTCGGTTCAAAAAAACATTGCGCTGTTGGCGAAATAGGTATAGACTTATATTGGGATCAATCAACAAAAGAAATTCAACAAGAGGCTTTTGCTAAACAAATACACTGGGCAAAAGAATATGACTTACCTATTGTGATACATTGCCGAGATGCTTTTAAAGAAGTATTTGAGGTTCTCAAAAATGAAAATAATGATCGTTTGAGAGGTATTTTTCATTGTTTTACAGGAACTGAAGAAGATGCCTTACAAGCTTTAGACTTTAATCTTAAATTGGGAATAGGCGGTGTAGCCACATTCAAGAATGGAAAAATAGATCAGTTTTTAAAGAAGATTGATCTAAACCACATCGTATTAGAGACAGACGCTCCTTATCTCGCTCCAACACCCTACCGCGGCAAGCGCAACGAAAGTAGTTACCTTATTGAAGTAGCACAAAAACTTTCAGATATTTACAGTATTTCTCTCTCAGAAATAGGTGAGATTACCACAAAAAATGCCAAAAATATTTTTAACCTTGACTGA
- a CDS encoding retropepsin-like aspartic protease — protein MISLWQFLKKKKYTRIPLKPVGTGHLKFEAVINGVKGDFILDTGASNTCIGFEDLERFKLYAKESEVKAAGAGAIDMLTQIAQDNLIEIDTWSTKNLSIVLFDLSHVNQALINHDADPVSGIIGADVLKIGKAVIDYQYSCMYLR, from the coding sequence ATGATTTCACTCTGGCAGTTTTTAAAGAAAAAAAAGTACACTAGAATACCGCTTAAACCTGTAGGTACTGGGCATTTAAAATTTGAGGCTGTTATAAATGGTGTCAAAGGAGACTTTATTTTAGATACAGGTGCGTCTAATACCTGTATAGGTTTTGAAGATCTTGAGCGTTTTAAATTATATGCCAAAGAAAGTGAAGTAAAAGCTGCTGGTGCAGGAGCTATAGATATGTTAACCCAAATTGCTCAAGATAATTTAATTGAAATAGATACCTGGTCTACTAAGAATTTATCAATAGTATTATTTGATCTTTCTCACGTGAATCAAGCATTAATTAATCACGATGCTGATCCTGTAAGTGGTATAATAGGTGCAGATGTTCTCAAAATTGGTAAAGCCGTAATTGATTATCAATATAGCTGTATGTATTTGAGATAA